The Enterococcus sp. 7F3_DIV0205 genome has a window encoding:
- a CDS encoding glycerophosphoryl diester phosphodiesterase membrane domain-containing protein translates to MKYFKNSFKNIIDFFSGTSSYFRDVLLMHGFMLFVLLPLLASSTRFILKQGNINYLSYDTIPIIFSKHPGVLIALIIVLLATVIAVFFEFTFLLLSVFFIKKKEPISLTSLLKGTVLQLKKIRFSTVLFFLFYFFLVLPLSGLGFNSDLLAKIKIPAFIMDFIFANRVTIIALVILGYLLFFYLSIRLIFALPEMILRDVPFRQAVKESWRSTKHHFFRILGQFIVIGGSILLVFVFSYTVILSAQAIIETAFPSYALASAVIAMTLLQFILLLNIIFSTVGIFYITIDYMDDEGFLPELPQWFFDQPKQPRKKWTAVKIGLFSLTSALFGIGVGAYNTTYLSNPSLSEPLTISHRGVDAANGVQNTLPALEKTSLEHPTYVEMDIQETKDKQFVVMHDFNLKKLTGVNKRPNELTLAELVKLTAKENGMEANVCSFDEYLEKAKELGQKLLIEIKTTPQDSPDLVERFTRKYRQIILSEKHILHTLTFDTATQLKEQEPDFYVGYILPFNIVGPPISNVDFFTMEYTTLNQNFINAAHNDGKKVYAWTVNDEDTMTRMMFYGVDGIVTDELRLLNETIKTDLDELTYSDKLLHFVIGIG, encoded by the coding sequence ATGAAATACTTTAAAAATAGTTTTAAAAATATCATTGATTTCTTTTCAGGTACATCGTCTTATTTTCGAGATGTTTTATTGATGCATGGCTTTATGCTTTTTGTACTGCTTCCTCTTTTGGCAAGCTCGACACGTTTTATATTAAAACAAGGAAACATCAATTATCTGTCTTATGATACAATTCCAATTATCTTCTCTAAGCATCCTGGAGTTCTGATCGCCTTAATTATTGTACTGTTAGCAACAGTGATTGCGGTCTTTTTTGAATTTACTTTTTTACTTTTAAGTGTTTTTTTTATAAAGAAAAAAGAACCAATCTCTCTAACAAGTTTGTTAAAAGGAACGGTTCTTCAACTTAAAAAAATTCGCTTTAGTACTGTACTTTTTTTCTTATTTTATTTTTTCTTAGTTTTACCGCTTAGTGGGTTAGGGTTTAATTCAGATTTATTGGCGAAAATAAAAATACCTGCATTTATCATGGATTTTATCTTTGCTAACCGAGTAACAATCATTGCTTTAGTCATTCTAGGTTACTTGCTTTTCTTCTATCTTTCTATTCGCTTGATTTTTGCATTGCCAGAAATGATTTTAAGAGATGTTCCGTTTCGCCAAGCCGTTAAAGAAAGCTGGAGATCCACGAAGCATCATTTTTTCAGGATTCTAGGACAATTTATTGTGATCGGCGGCAGTATTCTTTTAGTTTTCGTATTTAGCTATACAGTAATACTAAGCGCTCAAGCGATTATTGAAACTGCATTTCCAAGTTACGCTTTAGCTAGTGCTGTAATCGCAATGACTCTTTTACAATTTATTTTGCTCCTGAATATTATTTTTTCAACTGTCGGCATTTTTTATATCACGATCGACTATATGGATGATGAAGGATTTTTGCCAGAACTTCCGCAGTGGTTTTTTGATCAACCAAAACAGCCTAGAAAAAAATGGACAGCTGTTAAAATCGGCTTATTTTCTCTTACCTCTGCCCTATTCGGTATTGGTGTCGGTGCATATAATACCACTTATCTAAGTAACCCATCACTATCAGAACCCTTAACAATATCTCACAGAGGTGTCGATGCAGCAAATGGTGTTCAAAATACATTACCTGCACTTGAAAAAACTAGTTTAGAGCACCCTACTTACGTAGAAATGGATATACAAGAAACGAAAGACAAACAATTTGTTGTCATGCATGATTTCAATTTGAAAAAGCTTACGGGTGTCAACAAAAGACCTAATGAACTTACTTTAGCAGAACTTGTCAAATTGACTGCTAAAGAAAATGGCATGGAAGCCAACGTCTGCTCCTTTGATGAATACCTTGAAAAAGCAAAAGAGTTGGGGCAAAAATTATTGATTGAGATTAAAACAACACCGCAAGATAGCCCTGATTTGGTTGAACGTTTTACTCGAAAATATCGTCAGATCATTTTATCAGAAAAACATATTCTGCATACATTGACCTTTGATACAGCTACTCAGTTAAAAGAACAAGAACCTGACTTTTATGTTGGTTACATCCTTCCTTTTAACATTGTTGGGCCTCCTATTTCAAATGTAGATTTCTTTACGATGGAATATACTACTTTAAATCAAAACTTTATCAATGCAGCTCATAATGACGGTAAAAAAGTCTACGCTTGGACTGTTAATGATGAAGATACGATGACACGGATGATGTTTTATGGAGTGGATGGTATTGTTACTGACGAATTAAGGTTACTCAATGAAACCATCAAAACAGATTTAGATGAGCTTACGTATTCAGACAAATTATTACATTTTGTTATCGGGATTGGTTAA
- the recU gene encoding Holliday junction resolvase RecU, translating into MAFHYPNGTPYNNHEAPKSKKQVKNQKSIQFGKRGMDFEEEINKSNAFYLSRNIAVVHKKPTPVQIVKVDYPSRSAAVIKEAYFRQASTTDYNGVYNGYYLDFEAKETKNKTSFPLKNFHQHQIDHIQQCLTQNGICFVLLWFSSLNRCFFFSGEELITHWSEQENTGKKSLPLSIIERKGIEIQIGIAPRVPYLDAVWQHIQSNKGVAFNDN; encoded by the coding sequence ATGGCTTTTCATTATCCTAATGGTACTCCCTATAACAATCATGAAGCACCGAAATCAAAAAAACAAGTAAAAAACCAAAAATCAATTCAATTTGGTAAACGAGGAATGGATTTCGAAGAAGAGATCAATAAGAGCAATGCTTTTTATTTATCACGCAATATAGCTGTCGTTCACAAAAAGCCCACCCCCGTTCAAATTGTCAAAGTTGATTACCCCAGCCGTAGTGCTGCTGTAATCAAAGAAGCTTACTTTCGACAAGCTTCTACAACTGATTATAATGGTGTCTACAACGGATATTATCTTGATTTTGAAGCAAAGGAAACGAAGAATAAAACGTCATTTCCTTTAAAAAACTTTCATCAACATCAAATCGATCATATCCAGCAATGTTTGACACAAAACGGTATTTGCTTTGTTCTATTGTGGTTTTCTTCATTGAATAGATGTTTCTTTTTTAGCGGAGAAGAATTAATAACCCATTGGTCAGAACAAGAAAATACTGGAAAAAAATCGTTGCCATTATCTATTATTGAAAGAAAAGGAATAGAGATTCAAATTGGAATTGCACCTAGGGTTCCATACTTGGATGCAGTTTGGCAACATATTCAATCAAATAAAGGAGTTGCGTTTAATGACAACTGA
- a CDS encoding THUMP domain-containing class I SAM-dependent RNA methyltransferase — protein sequence MTKEKTFKLVATAASGLEALVGKELRDLGIPCEVENGKALFEGTMETIATANLWLRTADRIKIIVGEFDAFSFDELFEKVKALPWEDYLPMDAEFPVAGKSIKSKLYSTPDCQSITKKAIVNRLREVYHRPATVPLAETGAFFQLEVALLKDHVTVTIDTTGPSLFKRGYRIEKGGAPLKENMAAALVALTNWRKDRPFYDPVCGSGTICIEAALIGHNIAPGFNREFVCETWDWFDTAVFEKVRKEADEKADYDIELDIMGSDINGKMIEIAKANAEEIGLGDSITFKQLALRDFTTDKEYGVMVANPPYGERLGEEESVRKLYKEMGEVFRPLKTWSKYILTSDLTFEQYYGARATKKRKLYNGALRTDLFQYWGERPPRKPREE from the coding sequence ATGACAAAAGAAAAAACATTTAAACTAGTGGCAACTGCTGCAAGTGGATTAGAAGCACTAGTAGGAAAAGAATTACGAGACTTGGGGATTCCTTGTGAAGTAGAGAATGGTAAAGCACTATTCGAAGGGACGATGGAGACGATTGCTACAGCTAACTTATGGTTGCGTACAGCGGATCGCATCAAAATTATAGTTGGTGAATTTGATGCCTTTAGCTTTGATGAATTGTTTGAAAAAGTTAAAGCGTTGCCGTGGGAAGATTATTTACCGATGGACGCAGAATTTCCGGTTGCTGGAAAGTCGATCAAATCTAAATTATACAGCACACCTGATTGTCAGTCGATTACAAAGAAAGCCATCGTCAATCGTTTAAGAGAAGTCTATCATCGCCCGGCAACTGTACCTTTAGCTGAAACAGGCGCTTTTTTCCAATTAGAAGTTGCTCTTTTAAAAGATCATGTCACTGTAACAATCGATACAACTGGTCCAAGTTTGTTTAAACGCGGCTACCGTATTGAAAAAGGTGGCGCTCCATTAAAAGAGAACATGGCAGCGGCTTTAGTTGCGCTGACAAATTGGCGTAAAGATCGTCCGTTTTATGATCCAGTTTGCGGATCAGGGACGATTTGTATTGAAGCAGCCTTGATTGGACACAATATTGCACCAGGATTCAATCGCGAGTTTGTCTGTGAAACATGGGACTGGTTTGATACGGCTGTATTTGAAAAAGTTCGTAAAGAAGCAGATGAGAAGGCGGATTATGACATTGAATTAGATATTATGGGGTCAGATATCAATGGAAAAATGATCGAAATTGCCAAAGCAAATGCGGAAGAAATCGGATTAGGTGATTCAATTACTTTCAAACAATTAGCGTTACGTGATTTTACAACAGATAAGGAATATGGCGTGATGGTTGCAAATCCGCCTTACGGAGAACGTTTAGGCGAAGAAGAATCTGTGCGCAAATTATATAAAGAGATGGGAGAAGTTTTCCGTCCGTTAAAAACATGGAGTAAATATATTTTAACGAGTGATTTAACTTTTGAACAATATTATGGAGCAAGAGCGACTAAGAAGCGCAAGCTATATAACGGTGCTTTACGCACTGATTTGTTCCAATATTGGGGAGAGCGACCACCAAGAAAACCGAGAGAAGAGTAG
- a CDS encoding carboxypeptidase M32: protein MKEQEFLQEVKEIQLLQQALGLLEWDSQTGMPEASSEFRGEAAGYLYGMAFERSVGPKIQEALAYFDTHSSELSEVGLSVYKEVKKEYELNHSIPAERMQAYNTALTNAHTAWLQARKSKDFTEMKQEIQTIIDFLKEFIPYWKKDETTNYDVLLNQYEPGLTVEKLDQIFDQLKTGIMSIRDAVVKEGTVPRTDFLSRRVTKEQQRTFVMGIAEQLGYDFSRGRLDDTVHPFMLALNRNDARITTRWDETNFSMATFGVIHEAGHGIYEQSIDPKYDYTPLATGASMGIHESQSLFNEIIIGSNKQFWKKQFPFFKECTEGTFDDIDFDTFYDSLKETKASLVRIEADSLTYPLHIIIRYEIEKMIFNEEVSIDDLPQIWNDKYEEYLGIRPENDLEGIVQDVHWSGGSFGYFPSYALGYMYAAQLRHAMGKEIDVDAVLASDDYSIIKNWLTEHIHQYGASRKPNQLILDATGESLNPQYLIDYMKSIYYDVYKIKE, encoded by the coding sequence ATGAAAGAACAAGAATTTCTACAAGAGGTAAAAGAAATCCAATTACTACAACAAGCTTTAGGTTTATTAGAATGGGATAGCCAAACTGGAATGCCAGAAGCGAGTAGTGAATTCCGTGGAGAGGCTGCAGGGTATTTATATGGGATGGCATTTGAACGAAGTGTAGGCCCTAAAATTCAAGAAGCTTTGGCATATTTTGATACTCATTCTAGTGAATTGTCAGAAGTGGGTTTGTCCGTTTATAAGGAAGTCAAAAAAGAATATGAACTAAATCACAGTATCCCAGCTGAGCGTATGCAGGCTTATAATACTGCATTAACAAATGCTCATACTGCTTGGCTTCAGGCCAGAAAATCTAAAGATTTTACTGAAATGAAACAAGAAATTCAAACAATCATTGATTTTTTAAAAGAGTTTATTCCTTATTGGAAAAAAGACGAGACAACAAACTATGATGTGCTGCTAAATCAATACGAACCTGGTTTGACTGTTGAGAAACTGGATCAAATTTTTGACCAACTTAAAACTGGAATTATGAGTATTAGAGATGCTGTTGTAAAAGAAGGGACAGTTCCACGTACTGACTTTTTATCTAGACGAGTAACAAAAGAACAGCAAAGAACATTTGTGATGGGGATTGCAGAGCAACTTGGTTATGATTTTTCAAGAGGCCGTTTAGATGATACGGTTCATCCGTTTATGCTAGCATTAAATCGTAACGATGCACGCATCACGACACGTTGGGATGAAACGAATTTTTCAATGGCAACGTTTGGTGTGATCCATGAAGCGGGTCATGGAATTTATGAGCAAAGCATTGACCCTAAATATGATTATACACCACTTGCTACAGGTGCTTCTATGGGGATTCATGAATCGCAGTCGTTATTTAATGAAATCATTATTGGCAGTAATAAACAATTTTGGAAAAAGCAATTTCCATTTTTTAAAGAGTGTACAGAGGGAACTTTTGACGATATTGATTTTGATACCTTTTATGACTCATTAAAAGAAACCAAGGCAAGTTTGGTTCGTATTGAAGCAGACAGTTTAACGTACCCGCTTCATATCATTATTCGTTATGAAATTGAGAAAATGATTTTTAATGAAGAGGTTTCAATCGATGATCTACCACAGATTTGGAATGATAAGTATGAAGAATACTTGGGAATTCGACCAGAAAATGACTTAGAAGGTATTGTGCAAGATGTACACTGGTCTGGTGGTAGTTTTGGTTATTTCCCTTCATATGCTTTGGGGTACATGTATGCAGCGCAATTACGTCATGCGATGGGGAAAGAAATCGATGTAGATGCCGTTTTAGCTAGTGATGACTATTCTATCATTAAAAATTGGCTAACTGAGCATATTCACCAATATGGAGCATCTAGAAAACCAAATCAATTGATTTTAGATGCAACAGGTGAGTCATTGAATCCGCAATATTTGATCGACTATATGAAATCAATTTATTATGATGTCTATAAAATCAAAGAATAA
- a CDS encoding DnaD domain protein, protein MLSINEYLKAGETTVSNLVIENYQKIGLTDEEFLFWLQLFRSQAKGDLFPDLAEISSMMGKPIDVIYKLMNQLVSRGFLIIETKQNEQGQMMDTYDLLPIFEKIALLQEKQLEKQREISSEETIKQLYQGFEKEFGRQLSPIELEMIGQWLETDHYQPELIRLALREAVLNQAYSLKYIDRILLAWERKNITTKEQVAEDQKRRKQALIQKEIEQQGAQNEPIPKVTLHNWLNPEDSE, encoded by the coding sequence ATGTTATCAATTAATGAGTATTTAAAAGCCGGTGAAACGACTGTCTCCAACTTGGTCATTGAGAACTATCAGAAAATTGGTTTAACAGATGAAGAATTTTTATTTTGGTTACAGTTGTTCCGATCTCAAGCAAAGGGAGATTTATTTCCGGATTTGGCTGAAATCAGTTCAATGATGGGAAAACCGATTGATGTTATTTATAAACTAATGAATCAACTTGTTTCACGAGGTTTTCTAATTATTGAAACCAAGCAAAACGAACAAGGTCAAATGATGGATACGTATGATTTATTGCCGATTTTTGAGAAAATTGCTCTTTTGCAAGAAAAACAACTTGAAAAACAACGAGAAATTTCATCAGAAGAAACAATCAAGCAACTTTACCAAGGGTTTGAAAAAGAATTCGGTCGTCAATTATCACCAATTGAATTAGAAATGATTGGTCAATGGTTAGAAACAGATCATTATCAACCTGAGCTTATTAGACTGGCACTAAGAGAAGCAGTATTGAATCAAGCTTATAGCTTAAAGTATATCGATCGAATCTTACTTGCCTGGGAACGTAAAAACATCACGACGAAAGAGCAAGTGGCTGAAGATCAAAAACGAAGAAAGCAAGCCTTGATCCAAAAAGAAATTGAACAACAAGGTGCCCAAAATGAGCCGATTCCAAAGGTTACTCTGCATAATTGGCTTAATCCAGAAGACAGTGAGTAG
- the gpsB gene encoding cell division regulator GpsB, translating to MANLVYSPKDILQKEFKTKMRGYDPVEVDEFLDNVIKDYEAYNKELLTLQEENNRLLAKLDQASKVQQAMPPRGGQEMPKSAAVTNFDILKRLSNLEREVFGKKLDDTPASNPISGMSHSNPYESNMHHNSYEREIDNSETRQF from the coding sequence ATGGCAAATTTAGTATACAGTCCAAAAGATATTTTACAAAAAGAATTTAAAACAAAAATGCGTGGTTATGATCCAGTTGAAGTTGATGAATTTTTAGATAACGTAATCAAAGATTATGAAGCGTATAACAAAGAGCTTTTGACGTTACAAGAAGAAAATAACCGTCTTTTAGCTAAATTAGATCAAGCATCTAAAGTACAACAAGCAATGCCACCACGTGGCGGACAAGAAATGCCAAAGAGTGCTGCAGTTACAAACTTTGACATTCTGAAACGTCTTTCTAATTTAGAACGTGAAGTTTTCGGTAAAAAATTAGATGATACTCCTGCTTCAAACCCTATTTCAGGTATGAGTCATTCTAACCCATATGAGAGCAACATGCATCACAATTCATATGAACGTGAAATAGATAACTCAGAAACACGTCAATTTTAA
- a CDS encoding Nramp family divalent metal transporter — MKEEKSEAEKLLEYANGPSLEEINNTVDVPKNASFLRTLLAYSGPGALVAVGYMDPGNWITSIAGGAEYKYALLSVILLSSLIAMLLQSMAAKLGIVTGRDLAQATREHTSKKTGFVLWIITELAIMATDIAEVIGGAVALQLLFGFPLLIGVLITTFDVLLLLLLTKLGFRKIEAIVACLIAVIFFVFAYEVALADPTIGEVLRGFIPDPKIATDKSMLFLALGIVGATVMPHNLYLHSSIAQARKFDRNDDEEKAKAIRFTIWDSNIQLTVAFIVNCLLLILGGALFYGTNSDLGKFVDLFDALKNPDIVGHIASPVLSILFAIALLASGQNSTITGTLSGQIVMEGFIHLKMPLWMRRVVTRLIAIVPVIICVIIYGGRESAVEDLLLYTQVFLSIALPISIIPLTMYTSDKKIMGRFANPMWVKVLAWIIAIVLTALNLFLIYGTLTGVNA; from the coding sequence ATGAAAGAAGAGAAAAGTGAAGCGGAGAAGTTGTTGGAATATGCCAACGGTCCTAGTTTGGAAGAAATCAACAATACAGTTGATGTTCCTAAAAATGCTAGCTTTTTGCGTACATTGTTGGCTTATAGTGGACCGGGAGCACTTGTAGCAGTTGGCTATATGGACCCAGGTAATTGGATCACTTCAATTGCTGGAGGGGCAGAATATAAATATGCATTACTAAGTGTTATTTTACTATCAAGCTTGATTGCGATGTTACTTCAAAGTATGGCAGCTAAACTAGGTATCGTGACAGGAAGAGATTTAGCACAGGCAACTAGGGAACATACAAGCAAAAAAACAGGTTTTGTTTTATGGATTATTACTGAACTTGCAATTATGGCGACGGATATTGCTGAGGTAATTGGTGGGGCTGTTGCTTTACAATTACTATTTGGTTTTCCATTATTGATCGGTGTATTGATTACAACGTTTGATGTCCTATTGTTATTACTGTTAACAAAATTAGGATTTAGAAAAATCGAAGCAATTGTTGCATGTTTAATAGCAGTTATCTTTTTTGTTTTTGCATACGAAGTAGCGCTAGCTGATCCAACTATTGGTGAAGTACTTCGTGGATTTATTCCAGATCCGAAAATTGCTACTGACAAATCAATGCTGTTTTTAGCTTTAGGGATTGTCGGGGCAACTGTTATGCCACACAATTTATACCTACACTCTTCAATTGCTCAAGCACGAAAATTCGATCGCAATGATGATGAAGAGAAAGCAAAAGCAATTCGTTTCACGATTTGGGATTCAAACATACAATTGACGGTGGCATTTATTGTTAACTGTCTATTGCTGATATTAGGTGGAGCTTTGTTTTATGGAACAAATAGTGACTTAGGTAAGTTTGTAGATTTGTTTGATGCATTGAAAAATCCTGATATCGTTGGGCATATTGCTAGTCCTGTTTTAAGTATTTTATTTGCAATCGCATTGCTGGCCTCAGGTCAAAATTCTACGATCACCGGAACACTTTCGGGTCAAATCGTTATGGAAGGGTTCATTCACTTAAAAATGCCATTGTGGATGCGTAGAGTAGTAACGCGTTTGATTGCGATCGTACCCGTTATTATTTGTGTGATTATTTATGGCGGTAGAGAATCAGCAGTTGAAGATTTATTATTGTACACCCAAGTATTTTTAAGTATTGCGTTGCCAATTTCGATCATTCCTTTAACGATGTATACGAGTGATAAAAAAATCATGGGTCGTTTCGCTAATCCAATGTGGGTGAAAGTTTTAGCGTGGATCATCGCGATTGTATTGACAGCACTGAATCTATTCTTGATATATGGAACTTTAACTGGCGTGAATGCGTAA
- the trmD gene encoding tRNA (guanosine(37)-N1)-methyltransferase TrmD has product MKIDVLTLFPRMFEGPMGESIIGKAVEKNLLEINVSNFRDHSDNKHQSVDDYPYGGGAGMLLKVQPIYENLRRIEEASPETKKRVILLDPAGKQFDQKMAEEFSEEEHLVFICGHYEGYDERIRSLVTDEVSLGDYVLTGGELGAMVMIDATVRLLPDVLGNKLSAQTDSHSTGLLEHPQYTRPAEFNGMSVPEVLTNGNHKLIAEWQLKESLRRTYLRRPDMLETMELDTEMKKFLAEIIEEEKSAKE; this is encoded by the coding sequence ATGAAAATTGATGTATTGACGCTTTTTCCAAGAATGTTTGAAGGTCCGATGGGAGAATCGATCATTGGAAAAGCTGTAGAGAAAAATTTACTTGAAATCAATGTGTCTAATTTCCGTGATCATTCAGATAATAAGCATCAGTCGGTCGATGATTATCCATATGGTGGTGGAGCTGGAATGTTGCTGAAAGTTCAGCCGATTTATGAGAACTTACGAAGGATTGAAGAAGCATCGCCGGAAACTAAAAAACGTGTGATTTTACTAGACCCAGCGGGTAAACAGTTTGACCAAAAAATGGCGGAAGAATTTTCTGAGGAAGAGCATTTAGTTTTTATTTGTGGTCACTATGAGGGATATGATGAGCGTATTCGTTCTTTAGTCACTGATGAAGTTTCATTAGGAGATTACGTATTAACTGGTGGAGAATTAGGCGCGATGGTCATGATCGATGCAACAGTCCGTTTACTTCCTGATGTTTTAGGGAATAAGCTTTCTGCACAAACCGATTCACATTCAACTGGCTTACTAGAGCATCCGCAATATACACGTCCAGCTGAATTCAATGGAATGAGTGTACCAGAAGTTTTGACAAATGGAAATCATAAACTGATAGCCGAATGGCAGTTGAAAGAATCGTTGCGGAGAACCTACTTAAGACGTCCTGATATGTTGGAAACCATGGAGCTTGATACTGAAATGAAAAAATTTCTTGCAGAGATCATTGAAGAAGAGAAGTCAGCAAAGGAATAG
- the nth gene encoding endonuclease III encodes MLSKEKTMEAIQIMYDMFPEAACELTHKSPFQLLIAVILSAQATDVSVNKATPALFAAYPTPEALAAAPIEDIIQKIKTIGLYRNKAKNIKACAAQLLDQFDGKVPETREELVSLPGVGRKTANVVMGDAFGEPAIAVDTHVERVSKRLRICKLDASVMEVEQTLMRKIPKELWVKTHHTMIFFGRYHCLARNPKCDICPLLYMCQEGKTRMNTK; translated from the coding sequence ATGCTTTCTAAAGAGAAAACAATGGAAGCAATTCAAATCATGTATGATATGTTCCCAGAAGCTGCGTGCGAGCTTACACACAAGAGTCCATTTCAATTACTGATTGCAGTTATTTTAAGTGCCCAAGCGACAGATGTCTCTGTGAATAAAGCAACACCAGCCTTATTTGCCGCATATCCAACACCTGAAGCACTGGCAGCAGCTCCTATAGAAGATATCATTCAAAAGATTAAAACAATTGGTTTGTACCGAAATAAGGCGAAAAACATTAAAGCATGTGCCGCTCAATTATTAGACCAGTTTGATGGAAAAGTACCTGAAACTCGTGAAGAACTCGTTTCTTTACCAGGTGTTGGTCGTAAAACAGCTAATGTGGTGATGGGGGATGCTTTTGGTGAACCTGCTATAGCAGTTGATACCCATGTTGAACGGGTATCCAAACGTTTACGTATATGTAAACTAGATGCTAGTGTAATGGAAGTTGAACAAACCTTGATGAGAAAAATCCCGAAAGAATTATGGGTAAAAACCCATCATACGATGATTTTTTTCGGACGTTATCATTGTTTAGCTCGAAATCCTAAATGTGATATTTGTCCACTTTTGTACATGTGTCAAGAAGGTAAAACGAGAATGAATACTAAATAA
- the rplS gene encoding 50S ribosomal protein L19, with translation MNPLIQELTQEQLRTDIPAFRPGDTVRVHAKVVEGTRERIQLFEGVVIGRRGTGISETYTVRKISNGVGVERTFPLHTPRVAQIEVVRYGKVRRAKLYYLRALHGKAARIKEIRR, from the coding sequence ATGAATCCATTAATTCAAGAATTAACACAAGAACAACTACGTACGGATATTCCTGCGTTTCGTCCTGGAGACACTGTTCGCGTTCATGCGAAAGTAGTCGAAGGAACGCGCGAACGTATCCAATTATTTGAAGGAGTTGTTATCGGACGCCGCGGCACTGGTATCAGCGAAACTTATACAGTACGTAAAATTTCTAACGGTGTTGGTGTGGAACGTACATTCCCATTACACACTCCACGTGTTGCTCAAATCGAAGTAGTACGCTATGGTAAAGTTCGTCGTGCGAAACTTTATTACTTACGTGCATTACATGGTAAAGCAGCTCGTATTAAAGAAATCCGTCGTTAA
- the rimM gene encoding ribosome maturation factor RimM (Essential for efficient processing of 16S rRNA) produces the protein MTEYLNVGKIVNTQGLKGEVRIISQTDFPELRYKKGSVLTLFQEKKEPIELTIKTHRKHKNFDIVTFEDHFSINDVEKYRDGILKVSKDDLADLPGDEFYYHEIIGLTVIDENEKELGKIKEILSPGANDVWVVQRPKKKDALIPYIESVVKSIDLEEGIVRVEIPEGLIDDEN, from the coding sequence GTGACTGAATATTTAAATGTTGGAAAGATCGTCAATACTCAAGGCTTAAAGGGTGAAGTACGAATAATTTCTCAAACAGATTTTCCAGAGTTGCGTTATAAAAAAGGATCAGTTTTGACATTATTTCAAGAAAAAAAAGAGCCGATCGAGTTAACGATCAAAACTCACCGAAAACATAAAAATTTTGATATTGTAACGTTTGAAGATCATTTTTCTATTAATGATGTTGAAAAATACCGTGATGGGATTTTAAAAGTATCAAAAGATGATTTAGCTGATTTACCAGGCGATGAGTTTTATTATCACGAAATCATTGGATTGACTGTTATTGACGAAAACGAAAAAGAATTAGGGAAAATCAAAGAAATTCTTTCGCCAGGCGCAAATGATGTCTGGGTTGTTCAAAGACCAAAGAAAAAAGATGCTTTGATTCCTTATATCGAATCTGTTGTTAAGTCGATCGATTTAGAAGAAGGAATTGTTCGTGTAGAAATTCCAGAAGGTTTGATTGACGATGAAAATTGA
- a CDS encoding DUF1273 domain-containing protein, with protein sequence MENVKTLYVTGYKSFEIGAFQDNDPKITVIKNVLKKEIMGYLDTGLEWVLVSGNLGTEIWAAEVVAELKNDYPELKLGLIYPFKDFGSNWNEKNRTNLEKIELLADFVDSVSHQPYKSPAQLKMHTRFLLEHSGASLLVYDKEYPGKTEYFLKDAELFSEKFPYEIRLITMDDLQNSMES encoded by the coding sequence ATGGAAAACGTAAAAACACTTTATGTGACTGGTTATAAAAGCTTTGAAATCGGGGCTTTTCAAGACAATGACCCTAAAATTACAGTTATTAAAAATGTATTAAAAAAAGAAATTATGGGCTATTTAGACACAGGATTGGAGTGGGTTTTGGTTTCCGGCAATCTTGGAACTGAGATTTGGGCAGCAGAAGTAGTCGCTGAATTGAAAAATGATTACCCAGAATTAAAATTAGGTCTGATCTATCCATTTAAAGATTTTGGTAGTAACTGGAATGAAAAAAATCGAACAAATTTAGAGAAAATTGAACTTTTAGCAGATTTTGTTGATTCTGTGAGTCATCAACCTTATAAATCACCAGCACAATTAAAAATGCATACCCGCTTTTTATTGGAGCATTCAGGTGCCAGCTTGTTAGTGTATGATAAAGAATATCCAGGAAAAACAGAGTATTTTTTGAAAGACGCTGAACTTTTTTCTGAGAAATTTCCTTACGAAATTCGCTTAATAACAATGGATGATTTACAAAACTCGATGGAATCGTGA